One Triticum dicoccoides isolate Atlit2015 ecotype Zavitan chromosome 5B, WEW_v2.0, whole genome shotgun sequence genomic window carries:
- the LOC119310312 gene encoding homeobox-leucine zipper protein HOX4-like — protein sequence MKRPGGGNPSSLHQMASPNDMDYGVVGMEADGDAEEEMMACGGGGGCGGGEKKRRLSAEQVRALERSFEVENKLEPERKARLARDLGLQPRQVAVWFQNRRARWKTKQLERDYNALRHSYDALRVDHDALRRDKEALLAEIKDLKGKLGDEEAAASFTSVKEEPAASDGPPPAGMGSSDSDSSGVLNDTDATGATPTEEAPAPEMGTLLGGPGAAGAAAAGHGQMFLHGNFLKVEEDETGFLDDEEPCGGFFADEPPLAWWTEPTDPWK from the exons ATGAAGCGGCCCGGCGGCGGAAACCCCTCCTCCCTCCACCAGATGGCCAGCCCCAATG ATATGGACTACGGCGTGGTCGGGATGGAGGCGGATGGGGACGCGGAGGAGGAGATgatggcgtgcggcggcggcggcggctgcgggggaGGGGAGAAGAAGCGGCGGCTGAGCGCGGAGCAGGTGCGCGCCCTGGAGCGGAGCTTCGAGGTGGAGAACAAGCTGGAGCCGGAGCGCAAGGCGCGGCTGGCGCGCGACCTCGGCCTGCAGCCGCGCCAGGTCGCCGTCTGGTTCCAGAACCGCCGGGCGCGCTGgaagaccaagcagctcgagcgcgACTACAACGCGCTGCGCCACTCGTACGACGCGCTCCGCGTCGACCACGACGCCCTCCGCCGCGACAAGGAAGCCCTCCTCGCCGAG ATCAAGGATCTGAAGGGGAAGCTGGGGGACGAAGAGGCCGCGGCCAGCTTCACGTCAGTGAAGGAGGAGCCGGCGGCGTCCGACGGCCCACCGCCCGCGGGCATGGGGTCATCCGACAGCGACTCCAGCGGGGTGCTGAACGACACGGACGCGACCGGCGCCACGCCAACAGAGGAGGCGCCAGCTCCGGAGATGGGGACGCTGCTCGGCGGGCCCGGggcggccggcgcggcggcggcggggcacgggCAGATGTTCCTGCACGGGAATTTCCTGAAGGTGGAGGAGGACGAGACGGGGTTCCTGGACGACGAGGAGCCGTGCGGGGGCTTCTTCGCCGACGAGCCGCCGCTGGCGTGGTGGACGGAGCCGACGGATCCCTGGAAATGA